A window from Chiroxiphia lanceolata isolate bChiLan1 chromosome 3, bChiLan1.pri, whole genome shotgun sequence encodes these proteins:
- the SMLR1 gene encoding small leucine-rich protein 1, translating to MSVSYIFSVFLRELPGYVLFAGIFMPVTLLLLLLIAYFRIKLREVDEELAMEQDPRNALLNHRGQWKKPRRSGQKENKYKNSRIFKGVSRLRKQA from the exons ATGAGCGTGAGTTACATATTTTCGGTGTTTCTGAGGGAGCTGCCTGGCTACGTTCTCTTTGCTGGGATCTTTATGCCTGTGACTTTactcctgctgctgctaatTGCCTACTTCAGGATCAAATTAAGGGAAG ttgatgAGGAACTGGCCATGGAACAAGACCCCAGAAATGCCCTCCTGAATCACCGTGGACAGTGGAAGAAACCCAGGAGATCTGGacaaaaagagaacaaatacAAGAACTCAAGGATATTTAAGGGAGTCTCACGTCTCAGGAAGCAAGCTTAA